One stretch of Leadbetterella byssophila DSM 17132 DNA includes these proteins:
- a CDS encoding DUF6520 family protein translates to MKKVIKFLPAMAIILGSGLALATTQKMNDPNVYWDGNDWQPLTLQPHQYTCPGSGWCTAYKDEEGNISDERPGKFTPLP, encoded by the coding sequence ATGAAAAAGGTAATTAAATTTTTGCCTGCAATGGCAATTATTCTCGGAAGTGGCCTTGCGCTGGCTACTACACAAAAAATGAATGATCCTAATGTATATTGGGACGGTAACGATTGGCAACCACTGACGCTGCAACCGCATCAATATACATGTCCCGGTAGCGGATGGTGTACAGCTTATAAGGATGAAGAGGGAAACATCTCGGATGAAAGACCGGGTAAATTTACTCCCCTTCCCTGA
- a CDS encoding RagB/SusD family nutrient uptake outer membrane protein yields the protein MKNKYLIKRTCLQMVGGLFILSVLCGCENGFLDAKPNKAILVPTALEHYQALLDNARDVMNSTPYLGEVSADDFYMAENTFESYVEEDQNAHVWADRIYPERSISDWDLPYKQIFYANVVLEGLKEYSINQDTENLKGSALFYRGWALFHIAQLFGPPYNPENAASKRGVPVRVSADVTLPSQIGNLQDTYERIKSDLVEAIPLLPLEQPVPTRPSKAAGYALMARLSLVMQEYGKAKQYADSTLALQNELIDYNTVDPAKAMPFPDLYLNAGRNPEVIFLSVLVPNIYLGSSPNTLVDTTLYRSYADADLRKLLFINSNKQFRGSYMGQRFYQFSGLAVDEMVLTRAEANVRTGNTEAALNDLNRLLLKRWQKDKYEPLSINDPQELLERILTERRKELVGRGIRWTDLKRLNQEAGFEKVLKRNVNGKEYTLPPHDSRYALPFPDSEGDL from the coding sequence ATGAAAAATAAATATTTAATTAAGCGCACCTGTTTACAAATGGTTGGGGGGCTTTTCATTCTCTCTGTTTTGTGTGGTTGTGAAAACGGCTTCCTGGATGCTAAACCGAATAAAGCTATCCTTGTGCCCACTGCTTTGGAGCACTATCAGGCCCTTTTGGATAATGCGCGGGATGTAATGAACAGTACTCCGTATTTAGGAGAAGTATCGGCAGATGATTTCTACATGGCAGAAAATACTTTTGAAAGTTACGTGGAAGAAGACCAAAATGCACATGTATGGGCCGATCGCATCTATCCCGAACGTTCTATATCCGATTGGGATTTACCTTACAAACAGATCTTTTATGCCAATGTGGTCTTGGAAGGTTTAAAGGAATATAGTATCAATCAGGATACAGAAAATCTGAAAGGTTCGGCTCTTTTCTACAGAGGGTGGGCCCTTTTCCACATAGCTCAGCTTTTTGGGCCGCCTTATAATCCTGAAAATGCAGCAAGTAAAAGGGGAGTCCCCGTGCGTGTCAGTGCGGATGTAACGCTGCCTTCACAGATTGGCAACTTGCAGGATACCTATGAGCGTATAAAATCAGATTTAGTAGAGGCTATACCTCTTTTACCGTTAGAGCAACCGGTTCCTACCCGGCCCTCCAAAGCGGCAGGCTACGCGCTGATGGCCCGGTTGAGCCTGGTCATGCAGGAATATGGGAAGGCCAAACAGTATGCTGACAGTACGCTGGCACTGCAAAATGAACTCATAGATTATAACACGGTAGACCCTGCCAAAGCAATGCCTTTCCCGGATCTCTATTTAAATGCAGGCAGAAACCCGGAGGTCATCTTCCTGTCTGTACTTGTTCCAAATATTTATCTGGGCAGCAGTCCAAACACCCTGGTGGATACTACTCTCTACCGGTCCTATGCTGATGCGGACCTACGGAAATTATTGTTTATAAATTCAAATAAACAGTTCAGGGGAAGTTACATGGGGCAGAGGTTTTACCAGTTTTCAGGCCTGGCTGTCGATGAAATGGTTCTTACCCGTGCAGAAGCTAACGTTCGGACAGGAAATACCGAAGCGGCTCTTAATGATTTGAATAGGCTGCTGCTTAAGCGTTGGCAAAAAGATAAATATGAACCTTTGAGCATAAATGACCCTCAGGAATTACTTGAAAGAATATTGACAGAGAGAAGAAAAGAGCTTGTAGGCAGAGGAATAAGATGGACAGATCTCAAGCGTTTAAATCAGGAAGCGGGCTTTGAAAAAGTACTCAAAAGAAATGTAAACGGTAAAGAATATACGCTGCCTCCCCACGATAGCAGATATGCTTTGCCTTTCCCAGATAGTGAAGGCGATTTATAG
- a CDS encoding SusC/RagA family TonB-linked outer membrane protein, with protein sequence MMSRKSTFILGMLVLGIVHQGVSQNKVSGRITDVSNSQPVSNALIKVLDSDTGTASDSLGFFSLVVMELPVTLHISHVGYDPVYWPLAGVPKNPLEVRLQKRTHTLNEVVISTGYQQIPRERMTGSFSQVNHELFNRRVSPDLLARLEDVVPGLVFNRRHGANNISIRGRNTINGDGQPLIVVDNFPFEGDLSSLNPNDIENVTVLRDAAASSIWGARAGNGVIVITTRKGSYQQAPVITFNANVTVSEKPDFYYQPQMSSSDYIDWEQYMFQRGYYNSFLNNANKVAFTPVVELLFQQKSGQISDDAAMRQIEAMKNYDVRRDMEKYLYQNGLNSQYSLALSGGSAHQKYALSVGYDRILAAAVGDERERLTLNANHTYGLFNNRLELTTGVYYASQTQDRNSPGQLTYTSIRGVQPLYPYGRLADDQGKALITAKNHRLPYAKQALENGLLDWTYKPLEEMEKSDKTTQGQEIRLRAAVTYKVFPFLKTEVSYLYQSSSASLRDYYGLDTYYTRDLINTYTQKGADNGLTFPIPKGGILDRGQSTVAGHSLRGQLNFSKKVGIGELDAISGAELRDHHTERMNSRWYGYDDEYATAVQVDYTRYFPSYVNPGTSLLIPSNASQAYLIDRYLSYYANAGYSIKKKYVLSASARLDQSNLFGVKTNQKGVPLWSGGLAWVVSSEEFMKDAPFSYLRLRATYGSSGNVNKSLSAKTTAAFSPTDFFSLLPYATIQNPPNPTLRWEKVKMLNFGLDFESRNGRFGGSLEYYRKRGLDLFGQVPYPPSTGISTFSGNVAETGGHGMDLSVNIKAARGSVQWDVFTLFSYVSDKVTDFKVEYPARNFAQSNETGGYALVGKPQYALYSYDFAGLDPENGDPLGYLDGEVSNQWGKIMQTTAVEQLRYHGPARPVVYGAIRNNLSWKGITLSANLSYRLGYYFRRSSVSYTSLWQGLPVHGDYEKRWRQPGDEQFTSVPSDPGGPNSNRTTFYLFSSALIDRADHFRLQDVQLSYTVNKLGTGTLKLQNTQVYVYANNLGILWKATKAHLDPDYPVSNFPPQRSLALGIRFNF encoded by the coding sequence ATGATGAGCAGAAAATCTACATTTATACTCGGGATGCTTGTTTTGGGAATAGTGCACCAAGGTGTAAGCCAAAACAAAGTATCAGGCAGAATAACAGATGTGTCTAACAGTCAACCGGTTAGTAATGCCCTTATTAAAGTTCTTGATTCAGATACCGGCACTGCCAGTGATTCGCTTGGATTTTTTTCATTAGTTGTCATGGAATTGCCGGTTACATTGCATATCAGTCATGTAGGTTATGACCCTGTGTATTGGCCGCTGGCTGGTGTTCCTAAAAATCCGCTGGAAGTAAGATTACAAAAAAGAACCCACACGTTAAACGAGGTGGTGATTTCTACAGGTTATCAACAGATTCCGCGGGAGCGCATGACCGGTTCATTCAGCCAGGTTAATCATGAACTGTTTAACCGGCGGGTATCACCAGACCTACTGGCCAGGCTGGAAGATGTGGTGCCCGGGCTGGTTTTTAACCGGCGGCACGGAGCTAACAATATCTCTATCAGGGGTAGAAATACCATAAATGGTGATGGCCAACCGCTAATTGTGGTAGACAACTTTCCGTTTGAAGGTGATCTGTCATCACTAAACCCTAATGATATAGAGAACGTAACGGTACTCCGTGATGCAGCGGCCAGCTCAATCTGGGGCGCACGTGCGGGAAACGGGGTAATCGTTATCACTACTCGAAAAGGGAGCTATCAGCAGGCACCTGTGATCACTTTTAATGCTAATGTAACCGTTTCTGAAAAACCGGATTTTTATTACCAGCCCCAGATGAGTTCATCCGATTACATAGATTGGGAGCAGTATATGTTTCAGAGGGGCTATTACAATTCATTTTTAAACAACGCGAATAAAGTAGCCTTCACCCCGGTGGTAGAACTGCTTTTCCAGCAAAAGTCAGGTCAGATTTCAGATGATGCCGCTATGCGACAAATAGAAGCCATGAAAAATTATGATGTACGGAGAGATATGGAAAAATACCTGTATCAAAACGGGCTAAACAGCCAATACTCCCTGGCTTTAAGTGGTGGAAGCGCCCATCAGAAATATGCGCTTTCAGTGGGCTATGACAGGATCCTGGCCGCTGCAGTAGGAGACGAAAGAGAACGCCTGACGCTGAACGCTAATCATACTTATGGGCTGTTTAACAACAGACTTGAGCTGACCACAGGGGTGTATTATGCTTCGCAAACCCAGGATCGCAATTCGCCCGGACAGCTTACCTATACCAGTATCCGGGGTGTGCAGCCGCTGTACCCGTACGGCCGCCTGGCAGATGATCAGGGGAAAGCGCTTATAACCGCAAAAAATCACCGTCTGCCTTATGCTAAACAGGCGTTGGAAAACGGTTTATTGGACTGGACCTACAAGCCCCTTGAAGAAATGGAGAAATCAGATAAAACTACCCAGGGTCAGGAAATACGGCTCAGGGCAGCAGTCACGTATAAGGTATTCCCTTTTCTGAAGACTGAGGTTTCTTATCTGTATCAGAGCAGCTCGGCTTCTTTACGGGATTACTATGGTTTAGATACCTATTACACCCGTGACCTGATCAATACCTACACCCAGAAGGGAGCCGATAACGGCCTCACATTTCCCATTCCTAAAGGAGGGATACTCGACAGAGGCCAAAGTACCGTGGCGGGCCATAGCTTACGGGGCCAGCTTAATTTCAGTAAAAAAGTGGGTATCGGAGAGTTGGATGCCATTAGCGGCGCTGAATTAAGAGATCATCATACCGAAAGGATGAACTCGCGGTGGTACGGGTATGATGATGAATACGCCACGGCGGTGCAGGTGGACTATACCCGGTATTTTCCTTCTTATGTGAATCCGGGCACCAGTCTTCTGATTCCTTCCAATGCTTCACAGGCTTACCTGATAGACCGTTACCTGTCTTATTACGCTAATGCCGGGTATAGCATAAAGAAGAAATATGTGCTGTCAGCCAGCGCCCGGCTGGATCAGAGCAATCTTTTCGGAGTGAAAACCAATCAGAAGGGTGTACCATTATGGTCAGGCGGTCTGGCATGGGTAGTGTCATCTGAGGAGTTTATGAAAGACGCCCCTTTCTCTTACCTCAGACTCAGGGCTACTTATGGCTCCAGTGGAAATGTAAATAAAAGCCTGTCTGCCAAAACCACGGCAGCCTTTTCACCCACCGATTTCTTTTCCCTGCTCCCTTATGCTACTATTCAGAACCCGCCTAACCCCACGCTGAGGTGGGAGAAGGTAAAGATGTTAAATTTTGGACTTGATTTTGAGAGCCGGAATGGCAGATTTGGGGGTTCATTGGAATATTATCGCAAAAGAGGGCTTGACCTTTTCGGTCAGGTGCCTTACCCGCCCTCCACCGGCATCAGTACATTCAGTGGTAATGTGGCAGAGACCGGGGGGCATGGAATGGATCTTTCTGTCAATATAAAAGCGGCCCGCGGTAGTGTGCAGTGGGATGTATTTACCTTGTTCAGCTATGTTTCAGATAAAGTAACTGACTTCAAAGTAGAATATCCGGCACGAAACTTTGCGCAATCGAACGAGACCGGAGGGTACGCGTTAGTGGGGAAACCCCAGTATGCCCTGTACAGTTATGATTTTGCCGGCCTGGATCCTGAAAATGGTGATCCTCTCGGTTACCTGGATGGGGAGGTAAGTAACCAGTGGGGAAAGATAATGCAAACCACAGCGGTAGAACAATTGCGATATCACGGGCCTGCCCGGCCCGTGGTGTACGGTGCCATAAGGAATAATCTGAGCTGGAAAGGAATCACATTATCCGCTAACCTCAGCTACCGTTTAGGATATTACTTCAGAAGATCTTCTGTAAGCTATACCAGTTTATGGCAGGGTTTACCGGTTCATGGCGACTATGAAAAAAGGTGGCGGCAGCCTGGTGATGAACAATTCACCTCAGTACCTTCTGATCCGGGAGGGCCCAATTCAAACCGTACCACATTCTATCTGTTTTCCAGTGCCTTAATTGACAGGGCCGATCATTTTCGTCTCCAGGATGTTCAGTTGTCATATACTGTAAATAAGCTGGGGACAGGCACTTTGAAACTGCAGAATACACAGGTTTATGTGTATGCTAATAATTTGGGTATTCTCTGGAAGGCCACAAAAGCCCATCTTGACCCTGATTATCCAGTTTCGAATTTCCCGCCGCAGCGCTCATTGGCTTTGGGTATCCGGTTTAACTTCTAA
- a CDS encoding MauE/DoxX family redox-associated membrane protein codes for MRRNEIVSLIAVALIILFSYTAFAKLIDMGEFERQLAGQELPSWSKAPLVWLIPAAELLLCVLLIIPATRLPGLYGSALLMALFTGYTGLVVMSYFERTPCSCGGVLRSMGFEAHLVFNLFFLTLIILGIYIFHSQNKFAVTQKT; via the coding sequence ATGAGACGAAACGAAATAGTATCTTTAATAGCTGTGGCATTGATTATTCTCTTCAGCTATACGGCTTTTGCCAAGCTCATAGATATGGGCGAGTTTGAGCGGCAATTGGCAGGCCAGGAATTACCGTCCTGGTCAAAAGCACCGCTGGTTTGGCTGATTCCGGCTGCTGAACTTCTCCTTTGCGTCTTGTTGATCATTCCGGCTACCCGTCTACCCGGATTATACGGTTCAGCACTACTGATGGCTCTTTTCACCGGTTATACAGGCCTGGTGGTGATGAGCTACTTTGAACGCACACCTTGCAGCTGCGGGGGTGTACTGCGTTCCATGGGCTTTGAGGCGCATCTTGTCTTTAACCTTTTCTTTCTGACCCTTATAATTTTGGGGATATATATTTTTCACTCTCAAAACAAATTTGCCGTGACACAGAAAACGTAA